In a genomic window of Pseudoglutamicibacter albus:
- a CDS encoding MaoC family dehydratase — protein MAGMYYEDFVVGEVIRHEVTRTVTESDNLLITTLTMNVQPLHLDAEFSGESIFGRQIVNSIFTLGLVTGIPVQETTLGTTLGNLGFREISFPKPVFFGDTLRVETEALDKRESNSRPGTGLVGIEHRGYNQNDELVCTVRRTALMKCRPS, from the coding sequence ATGGCAGGCATGTACTACGAAGATTTTGTTGTAGGAGAGGTCATTCGTCACGAAGTCACGCGCACCGTGACTGAGTCGGACAACCTCCTGATCACCACGCTGACAATGAACGTTCAGCCTCTGCACCTTGACGCAGAGTTCTCGGGCGAATCGATCTTTGGCCGCCAGATTGTCAACTCGATCTTCACCCTCGGACTCGTCACCGGGATTCCCGTTCAAGAAACCACGCTGGGAACCACTCTGGGGAACCTTGGCTTCCGAGAAATCAGCTTCCCGAAGCCTGTGTTCTTCGGTGACACGCTGCGGGTAGAAACTGAAGCCCTCGACAAGCGGGAATCAAACTCGCGGCCAGGAACGGGCCTTGTTGGCATCGAGCATCGCGGATACAACCAAAACGACGAGCTCGTATGCACCGTACGGCGAACAGCCCTCATGAAATGCCGCCCTTCCTAG
- a CDS encoding fumarylacetoacetate hydrolase family protein, translating into MTRFAHFLAHNGEPQLAEVSGNSLVPLEGISKLGHETTPEVIAAAKRLEGAAVREVDVRLLPASPAPGKVICVGLNFASHVEEVEREMPDYPVLFTKFASNLVGPSDDIVIPTTSTGPDYEGEMAVIIGRGGRHIAKADALDHVLGYSVANDVSMRDYQYKSHQWLQGKAWDNSTPLGPHIVTPDEVDLETAGIRTTVNGRTLQDARMSMMLFSVPALIATVSEFTRLDAGDVILAGTPAGIGSKRDPKVTLRDGDVVTVEIDGIGRIENTVVSDSSVSTSSEGRVRR; encoded by the coding sequence ATGACTAGATTCGCCCATTTCCTCGCACACAATGGCGAGCCCCAGTTAGCTGAGGTATCAGGTAATTCTTTGGTTCCCCTTGAAGGGATCAGCAAGCTGGGCCATGAAACGACGCCAGAGGTTATCGCCGCAGCGAAAAGGTTGGAAGGCGCGGCGGTGCGTGAGGTAGATGTGCGGCTTTTGCCGGCTTCCCCCGCCCCGGGGAAGGTCATCTGCGTTGGGTTGAACTTCGCTTCGCATGTTGAAGAAGTGGAGCGGGAGATGCCTGACTATCCGGTCCTGTTCACAAAGTTCGCCAGCAACCTTGTGGGACCTAGTGACGACATCGTGATCCCCACGACTTCAACCGGCCCTGACTATGAGGGCGAGATGGCGGTCATCATTGGCCGTGGGGGCCGGCACATCGCGAAAGCGGATGCGTTGGATCATGTGCTCGGCTACTCAGTCGCGAACGATGTGAGCATGCGTGACTATCAGTACAAATCACATCAGTGGTTGCAGGGTAAGGCGTGGGATAATTCGACGCCGCTGGGTCCGCACATCGTGACCCCTGATGAGGTTGATCTTGAAACAGCCGGCATCAGGACCACGGTCAACGGGCGCACGTTGCAGGACGCCCGAATGTCCATGATGCTGTTCTCGGTTCCAGCTCTGATCGCCACGGTCTCTGAATTCACGCGTCTAGATGCTGGCGACGTGATATTGGCGGGGACGCCTGCGGGGATCGGCAGTAAGCGGGACCCGAAGGTCACCCTTCGCGACGGCGATGTCGTCACAGTTGAGATTGACGGTATTGGACGCATCGAAAACACCGTGGTTTCGGATTCCTCCGTTTCGACTTCTTCTGAAGGGAGGGTGCGCAGATGA
- a CDS encoding class I adenylate-forming enzyme family protein, translating to MLTIGAWIELNAQKHPSREALVGIDGRVTFAQLAERAWSLARGLKEQGVTAGTNIGVMGSNTVFNAEMFFSVASADAVYVAYNWRWSVRECAQGIAETSADVIIVESRFDDLIDQALEKLSETQETLPRIIRESEIDGLRIGTGPLHSEATLDSPLCILYTGGSTGTPKGVVLSHRSAVANALNEMVDCQLGTRTNERCLIVTPLFHTAGLLCWLVTHFIAGATSVLSPKFDVDDFIKTVEQERITNTFLIPNMVRKMLDLRSFDNPILRKHLKAVHTGAGLLRMPDKELFTEMLPDTELYFRYGLTEAGPMVTRLKAEDILKENVDGSIGQPYLMVEVELQDLDGNQVETGELGEICVRGPALMLEYYGRPEQTADTFRNGWLRTGDLAVTDENGYYFFRDRLKEMIKSGGENVYAAEVEQILYLHTAVLEAAVVGVPDPEWGEEVRAAVVLRSDLNATEDELKEFLREHLAGYKVPKKIVFVTAEQFPRSPAGKLVKSKLKQQLDWI from the coding sequence AGCTTAACGCTCAGAAACATCCATCAAGAGAAGCTCTGGTAGGCATCGACGGCCGCGTCACATTTGCACAGCTTGCAGAACGGGCCTGGTCCCTAGCCCGCGGACTCAAAGAACAAGGGGTCACTGCAGGAACAAACATCGGCGTCATGGGTTCCAACACAGTATTCAACGCTGAAATGTTCTTCTCCGTCGCCTCAGCCGATGCCGTCTATGTCGCCTATAACTGGCGCTGGTCAGTCAGGGAGTGTGCACAAGGCATCGCAGAAACCTCCGCTGATGTCATCATCGTCGAATCACGCTTCGATGACCTCATTGACCAAGCTCTTGAGAAACTTTCAGAAACTCAGGAGACTCTCCCTCGCATCATTCGCGAAAGCGAGATCGACGGTCTGCGAATCGGCACAGGCCCCCTCCATTCAGAAGCAACCCTCGATTCGCCGCTATGCATTCTCTACACCGGCGGCTCCACCGGGACACCTAAGGGCGTAGTTCTTTCCCACCGCTCGGCTGTAGCAAACGCTTTGAACGAGATGGTCGACTGCCAGCTCGGAACCCGAACTAATGAGCGCTGCCTGATCGTCACGCCACTTTTCCACACCGCTGGGCTCCTCTGCTGGCTCGTCACGCATTTCATTGCGGGCGCTACAAGCGTTCTTTCCCCAAAGTTCGATGTAGATGACTTCATCAAGACCGTGGAGCAGGAACGCATCACCAACACGTTCCTCATCCCAAACATGGTGCGCAAGATGCTAGATCTACGTTCTTTCGACAACCCAATTCTTCGCAAGCACCTGAAGGCAGTGCACACAGGCGCGGGCTTGCTTCGGATGCCAGACAAAGAGCTTTTCACTGAGATGCTTCCGGACACCGAACTGTACTTCCGATACGGCTTGACCGAAGCAGGCCCTATGGTGACCCGACTCAAGGCAGAAGACATCCTCAAAGAGAACGTCGATGGCTCGATCGGCCAGCCCTACCTCATGGTTGAAGTAGAGCTTCAAGATCTTGACGGCAACCAAGTTGAGACCGGCGAACTTGGGGAAATCTGTGTTCGCGGCCCAGCCCTGATGCTCGAATACTACGGCCGGCCCGAGCAAACCGCGGACACGTTCCGCAATGGATGGCTCCGCACCGGAGACCTAGCAGTAACCGATGAGAACGGCTATTACTTCTTCCGTGACCGCCTCAAAGAGATGATCAAGTCCGGTGGTGAGAACGTCTACGCCGCAGAGGTAGAGCAGATACTCTACCTTCACACTGCGGTCCTTGAAGCGGCAGTCGTGGGCGTTCCGGACCCCGAATGGGGCGAAGAAGTCCGCGCGGCAGTCGTCCTACGCTCCGATCTGAACGCCACCGAAGACGAACTGAAAGAGTTCCTGCGCGAGCATCTGGCCGGGTACAAGGTGCCGAAAAAGATCGTCTTCGTAACAGCCGAACAGTTCCCGCGCTCTCCCGCCGGAAAGCTCGTCAAGTCCAAGCTCAAGCAGCAACTCGACTGGATCTGA
- a CDS encoding acetyl/propionyl/methylcrotonyl-CoA carboxylase subunit alpha, with product MFSKILIANRGEIAARIIDTCARLNVETVAVYSSADAASLHVRRANEAVDLGKGPASENYLCPEKIIEAALKTGAEAIHPGYGFLSENAGFAQAVTDAGLVFIGPSPDAISTMGDKVASRELANKADVPMAPGSNGAVDSADAVVEFGEEHGYPVLVKASAGGGGRGMRRINGSDEVSDSFAAAVREATAAFGNGEVFVERYLVNARHVEVQVIADSHGAVATLGDRDCSVQRRHQKLIEEAPAPGLTDAMRTKMSDAAARLAETVGYEGLGTVEFLVEGEEFYFLEMNTRIQVEHPVTEMITNIDLVEEQLKVAAGEPLSEAVKNPNIVGAAIEARINAEDATAGLFAPSPGVISDLTAPSAEHVRFDTGYESGDEVLPFYDSLIGKLIVWGEDRDAAIDRLHQALSELQIEGVASTASLARRIIDSPDFRAIEHSTLWLENSFDLTASDDDQLARDEVIVNGRFYVIPQFSDNPAAASLAGLAAPPQGEEGEAVGNRRRQSGGHRRQSKTVFNGIVNAPMQGTIIKINVEPGSRVKAGDALFVLEAMKMENPVASPVTGTVDEIFVEIGQSLSAGTELAALTESEPSS from the coding sequence ATGTTTTCAAAGATTCTGATTGCTAACCGGGGTGAGATCGCCGCACGAATTATTGACACATGTGCTCGCCTCAACGTGGAGACTGTCGCTGTCTACTCAAGTGCAGATGCCGCCTCACTCCACGTTCGTCGCGCGAATGAAGCCGTCGATCTTGGCAAGGGGCCTGCCAGCGAGAACTACTTGTGCCCAGAAAAGATCATCGAGGCAGCTCTCAAGACCGGAGCGGAAGCGATCCACCCGGGTTACGGCTTCCTTTCCGAGAACGCCGGATTCGCTCAGGCTGTCACTGACGCCGGCCTGGTGTTCATTGGCCCGTCCCCTGACGCCATCTCAACGATGGGTGACAAAGTCGCTTCGCGCGAATTGGCTAACAAGGCTGACGTTCCCATGGCGCCCGGCTCCAATGGCGCGGTTGACTCAGCCGATGCGGTGGTGGAATTCGGTGAAGAGCACGGCTACCCGGTCCTCGTTAAGGCCTCCGCTGGCGGCGGCGGGCGCGGTATGCGCCGCATCAACGGCTCCGATGAGGTCAGCGATTCCTTCGCTGCCGCTGTCCGGGAAGCGACCGCTGCTTTCGGCAACGGCGAGGTTTTCGTGGAGCGTTACCTGGTCAACGCCCGCCACGTCGAGGTTCAAGTTATCGCAGATTCACACGGGGCGGTCGCAACCCTTGGTGACCGCGACTGCTCGGTGCAGCGCCGGCATCAGAAGCTCATCGAAGAGGCACCAGCGCCAGGACTCACGGACGCTATGCGGACCAAGATGTCTGACGCCGCGGCCCGCTTGGCTGAAACCGTAGGCTACGAAGGCTTAGGTACCGTCGAATTCCTTGTGGAGGGCGAAGAGTTCTATTTCCTTGAGATGAACACTCGCATCCAGGTTGAACATCCCGTGACTGAGATGATCACCAACATCGACCTCGTAGAGGAGCAACTCAAGGTCGCCGCAGGTGAGCCTCTGAGCGAGGCAGTCAAGAACCCAAACATTGTGGGTGCGGCGATTGAGGCGCGCATCAACGCCGAGGACGCCACCGCCGGTCTGTTTGCCCCTTCACCCGGCGTCATCTCGGACCTCACAGCACCTTCCGCTGAGCATGTCCGCTTCGACACAGGCTATGAGAGTGGCGACGAGGTTCTGCCTTTCTACGACAGCCTCATCGGCAAGCTGATTGTTTGGGGCGAGGACCGAGACGCTGCTATTGACCGCCTGCATCAAGCGCTCAGTGAGCTGCAGATCGAAGGTGTGGCTTCAACAGCCTCTCTGGCCCGCCGAATCATTGACTCGCCAGACTTCCGTGCCATCGAGCATTCGACCCTGTGGCTTGAAAATTCCTTTGACTTAACCGCGAGCGATGACGACCAACTGGCACGCGATGAAGTGATCGTCAACGGGCGGTTCTACGTCATTCCCCAGTTCAGTGACAACCCGGCCGCCGCATCACTCGCTGGGCTGGCCGCGCCGCCGCAGGGTGAAGAAGGCGAGGCCGTTGGAAACCGTCGTCGTCAGTCCGGAGGCCACCGCCGCCAATCCAAGACCGTGTTTAACGGCATCGTCAATGCACCTATGCAAGGAACGATCATCAAGATCAATGTTGAGCCCGGTTCCAGAGTGAAAGCTGGGGATGCGTTGTTCGTCCTTGAAGCGATGAAAATGGAGAACCCTGTGGCCTCGCCTGTCACAGGCACAGTCGATGAAATCTTCGTTGAGATCGGACAATCGCTATCCGCCGGAACCGAGCTCGCCGCTCTAACCGAAAGTGAGCCGTCTTCATGA
- a CDS encoding HpcH/HpaI aldolase/citrate lyase family protein: MKPARSVLFVPGHRRSMIDKALASNADALILDLEDAVPESEKQLARETVTEVLESASPAGPQILVRPNALDTEHFGRDIATVASPALTAFLLPKLFSRDDVISFDALVTAAEINAGIQRGRIGLVPSLETAASVNRVDEILQGPRVVGVMAAAAKNADISREVGFNWSEEGTETLYLRSKVVVAARAAGVRIILLGLWQEVNNLEGLERFAADNCNLGYSGQVLIHPKHIDIVNEAYGISEDDANYYRELVAAFEAGTERGLGAVTYAGEHIDKAHANHARELLSLTGYDC; encoded by the coding sequence ATGAAACCTGCACGTTCAGTCCTCTTTGTGCCTGGTCATCGACGCTCGATGATCGATAAAGCGCTGGCTTCCAACGCCGATGCGCTCATCCTCGACCTTGAGGATGCTGTTCCGGAATCAGAAAAACAGCTGGCACGCGAGACCGTTACCGAGGTTCTTGAGTCGGCGTCGCCTGCGGGCCCTCAGATTCTAGTGCGCCCTAACGCCCTGGATACTGAGCACTTCGGGCGGGACATCGCTACCGTGGCAAGCCCGGCTCTGACCGCGTTCCTTCTACCCAAATTGTTCAGCAGGGACGATGTGATTTCTTTCGATGCGCTCGTCACTGCAGCTGAAATCAATGCAGGTATTCAGCGCGGGCGCATTGGGCTCGTCCCGTCGCTGGAGACGGCGGCCTCCGTCAATCGGGTGGACGAGATCCTACAGGGCCCTCGCGTTGTCGGTGTCATGGCCGCTGCCGCGAAGAACGCTGACATCTCACGCGAAGTCGGCTTCAACTGGTCAGAGGAAGGCACCGAAACACTCTACCTACGCAGCAAGGTTGTGGTAGCGGCCCGGGCAGCCGGGGTGCGCATCATCCTCCTGGGCTTGTGGCAAGAGGTCAACAACCTCGAAGGCCTGGAACGCTTCGCGGCGGATAACTGCAACCTCGGCTATTCAGGCCAAGTACTAATTCACCCCAAACACATCGACATTGTGAATGAGGCCTACGGCATCAGCGAAGACGATGCCAACTATTACCGCGAGCTGGTGGCTGCTTTCGAAGCCGGAACCGAACGGGGTTTGGGAGCCGTAACCTACGCCGGCGAGCACATCGATAAAGCCCACGCCAACCATGCTCGCGAGCTTCTCTCGCTGACCGGTTACGACTGTTAA
- a CDS encoding MFS transporter, protein MATEKSFPQAQTDAAHNDGANEAPTFNPKTARTAVFSGTLGTALEWFDFAVYGTLSATIFPILFFSNVEADTALLASFATFGAGMAARPLGGIFFGALGDRMGRRNVLMFTLVLMGTASVLIGLLPPASAIGIWAPTLLVILRFLQGFALGGEASGVQVLVTEHAPSHKRGLYGGILAVGSPLAQTFASLTLAGLALFLSEDAFQSWGWRIPFFMGLFLLLVGVWIRRNIEETPAFRESQKRAAEKQAQEPSQEKALKVIVRKPGTVIKLVCSWAASAGLFWICVTYAVNYLTGQLDYEKSATFLLLVIANLVSIPMAILGGYVSDYIGRKKTFYIGLVLQGTAAATMFPVMNTMNYPLSVAVVALALCGIQITAAVQAPFFAESLPTRMRYTGSALGMTFAGLIFGAPIPFIAAWIFQNTTNGTLALTGIGVGLVLLSMIAAATLPERSKEALHYE, encoded by the coding sequence ATGGCTACAGAGAAATCTTTCCCTCAAGCCCAAACCGATGCCGCGCACAATGACGGGGCTAACGAGGCTCCTACATTTAACCCAAAAACGGCTCGTACAGCGGTTTTCAGTGGAACTCTCGGTACCGCTCTCGAATGGTTCGATTTTGCCGTTTACGGAACTTTGTCCGCGACGATCTTCCCCATCCTCTTCTTTAGCAACGTTGAGGCAGACACTGCACTTCTCGCCTCATTCGCAACGTTCGGAGCAGGTATGGCAGCTCGTCCGCTCGGAGGTATCTTCTTCGGCGCTTTGGGCGACCGGATGGGGCGTCGAAATGTCTTAATGTTTACGCTCGTTCTGATGGGTACCGCATCGGTACTCATTGGACTTCTTCCCCCAGCCAGCGCCATCGGTATCTGGGCGCCAACGCTACTGGTCATCCTTCGTTTCCTCCAAGGTTTCGCTCTAGGCGGGGAAGCCTCTGGAGTACAGGTACTGGTGACTGAGCATGCTCCTTCGCACAAACGTGGCCTATACGGCGGCATCCTTGCTGTTGGTTCACCACTGGCTCAAACCTTCGCCTCGCTTACTCTTGCCGGGTTGGCGTTGTTCCTGAGCGAAGACGCTTTCCAGAGCTGGGGTTGGCGTATTCCGTTCTTCATGGGACTATTCCTCCTGCTTGTCGGCGTGTGGATTCGCCGCAACATTGAAGAGACGCCTGCCTTCCGAGAAAGCCAGAAACGTGCCGCTGAAAAGCAAGCGCAAGAGCCGTCCCAGGAGAAGGCGCTCAAAGTCATAGTTAGAAAGCCAGGGACGGTCATCAAATTGGTTTGCTCGTGGGCAGCCTCGGCCGGACTATTCTGGATTTGCGTCACCTACGCAGTGAACTATCTAACTGGTCAGCTTGACTATGAGAAATCTGCCACCTTCCTCCTGCTAGTCATTGCCAACCTTGTTTCTATCCCTATGGCCATTTTGGGTGGGTATGTCAGCGATTACATCGGCAGGAAGAAGACGTTCTACATCGGACTCGTGTTGCAAGGAACCGCTGCTGCGACAATGTTCCCTGTTATGAACACCATGAATTACCCATTGTCAGTCGCTGTCGTCGCGCTAGCGCTGTGCGGTATCCAGATCACTGCCGCAGTTCAGGCTCCGTTCTTCGCTGAGTCTCTGCCGACACGAATGCGTTACACCGGGTCTGCGTTGGGCATGACGTTTGCCGGGTTGATCTTCGGCGCGCCCATCCCGTTCATTGCAGCGTGGATCTTCCAAAACACCACCAATGGGACTCTTGCTCTGACTGGAATCGGAGTCGGACTCGTACTGCTTTCGATGATCGCTGCTGCCACATTGCCGGAGCGGTCTAAGGAAGCGCTGCACTACGAGTAA